The window CAGTTATGGGCAATCGCTACAGGTAACCCCTACTTCGTCCTGTGTATTGGAGTGGACCAGTTTGGACGAAAATGACCATAGCTGGTTCTCCGCGACGTTTGACCTTGCCAACTTAAAAATAGTTTCCACTTCGGATGAGGCCATGGCCCAAACCTTGGTGCACCTCCTTTTGGAGGCCAATGCGCAAAACCCTTTATTGCTTACCGATAGCGATGGATTCGAGGTAACAACCCGTCTGACCTTTCCACGATCTTGGGGATTGGGCACCTCATCCACTTTGATCAACAATTTGGCACAATGGGCTCGAGTGGATGCCTATCAATTGTTATGGAATGCTTTTGGCGGAAGCGGTTACGATATCGCCTGTGCTCAACACAATTCTCCCATCACCTATCAACGTTTGGATGGTGAACCAAAGGTCGAAACCATTGATTTTGACCCCATTTTTAAGGACTCCCTGTATTTTGTGCACCTCAACCAAAAACAGAGCAGCAAAGAAGCCATCGCCAATTACAGAAACCGGCAGTTTGATAGGAACAAACTCATCCAAGAAATTTCATACATAACCCATAGAATGATTGAAGTCCCTACCCTAGCGGGCTTTGAATCCTTGATGGAAACACATGAAAACCTTCTTTCCGACGTGTTACAGGAACAACCTGTAAAGCAACGACTGTTTCCAGACTATTTTGGTATGATCAAAAGTTTAGGAGCTTGGGGCGGTGATTTTGTATTGGCTACGGGAGATGAAAAAACCACGGCCTATTTTAAGGGCAAAGGATACTCCACCGTTATCCCCTATTCCCGGATGATTTTTTGATACCCCAAAAATGCATCCGTTGACTGGGAAGGGCCATCCGTCAGATCAAAAGGGGCATCCGTCAATTGGTGCCCCGATAAAACTTTACTTTTTTGCAATTTGAATCCCGAAGACAAAAATGATTGCTTATGTCACTCTGGGATTACACACATTTCTTTCAGAAAAACAAGGTGGACCTTTTTACCAAAAGTTTCATTTCGCTGTTTCTATTTTTATTTGGGTACACGCTCTTTTTGATTTTTTACACTTGGTCAAACTTTGAAGGTTCCTTTCTCCTATTTGCGGTGCCACTTCCGTTTTATGTGATTGCCACTTGCCTATTGTTGAAATATCGTCACCTATTGAAAACGAAAAGTCAGTGTACAATTGCCCACACCAAACAGGACAAATATGAAAAAACGGGATTGTCCGAAGCCTTTTCACAAGAACTAAAGGAAAAACTGGAGGATTTGATGGACACCCAAAAACTTTATTTGAACCACGAACTACGCCTCGACGATATCGCCAATATGCTCAATATTTCCAGACACCATGCCTCCCAAGTAATCAACGAAAACTTTAATATGAGTTTTTACGACTTCATCAATACCTACCGGATTGAAGAGGCCAAAAATAAACTCTGCAACAATTTCAAAAAGTCCTCTGAATCCATTTCCGATATCGCCTACCAATGTGGATTTAACAATCGGGTATCGTTTTATAAGGCATTTAAAAAACGAACCAAGATTACACCCAAGGAGTTTATCCAAAACGCAGCCTAGCCCAGTTTCCTGCCGAATTTGTAAACGTAAATCCTTTTCGGGAAATAAGTAAAGGTTAATAAGCGCTAACAATCTTCCCTCCAACTTTCCATTCTTTTACCCCGCAATCCACAGGGTGGAGGCTCTAGATCTTATCTTCTTTCCGATTTTTTAGTTTTCATTGTTTCGGAAGATTTTTTGAATTAGCCTACAAATAAAGATTCATCCTCCCCCTGCTCGATTGCAAAAACTAACTCTAAATTAATTTTTATGATAATGAGAAATTATTGGATGATGTTGGTGTTTTTATGCTGTTCCATTACAGCGGCACTGGCTCAAGAAAAGAATGTTAGCGGTACAGTTACCGACCAAAATGGACTGCCCCTGCCGGGTGTCAACATTGTTGTTGAAGGGAGTTCCACAGGTACGCAGACGGATTTCGATGGAAATTATGCCATCTCCGCAAAGGTGGGACAAACGCTTCTATTCACCTACATAGGGCAAAAACCAACTAGGCGCACCATTGGAGCATCAAACTTAATTAACGTACAAATGGAAGAAGATGCACAAGCTCTTGAGGAGGTGGTTGTTACCGCTCAAGGCATCAAGCGGGAGAAAAAAGCACTTGGTTATGCTGTGACTTCCGTTGGAGCTGATCAAATAGAAAACCGATCCGAAGGTGATGTTGCCAGGGTTCTTAATGGTAAAGCGGCCGGTGTGCAAATCACATCAGCAGGCGGTACCTCTGGGTCAGGTACGAACATTACCGTAAGAGGTTTTAGTTCCTTTAGTGGGAGCAACCAGGCCTTGTTTATTGTTGACGGGGTACCCTTTAGCAATGATACCAACGCACCTGGTAACTTCTTGGACGGCAACCCTGCTCCTTCACGTTTCTTGGATTTAGACCCTAATAATATTGCCAGCGTAGAGGTATTAAAAGGACTTGCCGCTACCACCCTTTACGGAACATTGGGACGTAATGGGGTAATTTTGGTAACCACCAAAGCAGGGGCCGCTCAAAAAGGGCCGAAGAAGACGGAGATAACAGTAAGTCAGTCTTACTTTGCGAACGAGTTTGCCTCCTTACCTGATTACCAACAACAATTTGGTAACGGCTTTGACCAATCCTTTGGCTGGTTCTTCAGTAACTGGGGACCTAGTTTTGACCGTGCAGGCGTTTCTGGATGGGGTAACCAAGCTGCCATAGACGACCAAGGTACCTTATTGCATCCTTACGCATCTTCAGCTTTTCTTAACCCAGGAGGCCCCAATACAGGTCAAAGTGCCTTGGCACAGCAATTTGCTAATCAAAGATATGAGTGGAGGCCTTATAATTCGGTAGAAGAGTTTATGCGTCCCGGACGCACTATGAACACCTCTTTGAACATTGCCGGCGGCTCAGAGGATGGGAATACCACCTTTAATGCCAATATTGGCTATTTGGATGAAGAAGGCTTTACCCCAGGAAACTCATTGAACCGTTTCAACTTCTCGGTAGGTGGAAAATCTAAACTGTCCAATAAATTTACCATACAAGCCACGGCCAATTATGCCCGTAGTGATGTGAAAAGCCCTCCCATTGCAGCTAGTAGGGGTAATGGTTCCTTGGGACTTTCTGTGTTTGGCAACGTTCTGTTCACGCCTTTGAGTGTAGATTTAATGGGACTTCCATTTGAACAGCCAGAGGAC is drawn from Flagellimonas sp. MMG031 and contains these coding sequences:
- a CDS encoding GYDIA family GHMP kinase produces the protein MKKEFYSNGKLLLSGEYAILDGALGLAIPTSYGQSLQVTPTSSCVLEWTSLDENDHSWFSATFDLANLKIVSTSDEAMAQTLVHLLLEANAQNPLLLTDSDGFEVTTRLTFPRSWGLGTSSTLINNLAQWARVDAYQLLWNAFGGSGYDIACAQHNSPITYQRLDGEPKVETIDFDPIFKDSLYFVHLNQKQSSKEAIANYRNRQFDRNKLIQEISYITHRMIEVPTLAGFESLMETHENLLSDVLQEQPVKQRLFPDYFGMIKSLGAWGGDFVLATGDEKTTAYFKGKGYSTVIPYSRMIF
- a CDS encoding helix-turn-helix domain-containing protein, which encodes MSLWDYTHFFQKNKVDLFTKSFISLFLFLFGYTLFLIFYTWSNFEGSFLLFAVPLPFYVIATCLLLKYRHLLKTKSQCTIAHTKQDKYEKTGLSEAFSQELKEKLEDLMDTQKLYLNHELRLDDIANMLNISRHHASQVINENFNMSFYDFINTYRIEEAKNKLCNNFKKSSESISDIAYQCGFNNRVSFYKAFKKRTKITPKEFIQNAA